In Sorghum bicolor cultivar BTx623 chromosome 8, Sorghum_bicolor_NCBIv3, whole genome shotgun sequence, one genomic interval encodes:
- the LOC110437588 gene encoding uncharacterized protein LOC110437588, translating into MAFHLASSSALSAAPSYGFSVTEKLERNNYGIWRLQVTSALKGAQMMSFLDSTNEPPTPFLPKKNKDDEDEEQKPNPDYESWVAKDQMVLSFILTSLGKEISGQMPITVVTAAEAWEVIKGMFASQSRARVMSTRMALSTATKGASTISEYFVKMKRLADEMAAAGRKLEDEELVSYILTGLDQDYDSVVSAVAARVELISVGELFAQLTSFESRMEMKNGGRYQSSANLAAKGGRYNNNNTGLRGGGRGNDRNMSGRGRGGRNGGRPGGGFQAGVFCQLCGKEGHTVIKCFKRFDTSFSGPPHKSASSAITSYGVDSNWYLDSGATDHITSELEKLTTRERYNGGDQVHAANGNGMNITHIGHTTLRTPSSQVHLKNILCTYCS; encoded by the coding sequence ATGGCGTTTCATCTCGCCTCGTCTTCCGCATTGTCTGCTGCTCCGTCCTACGGCTTCTCCGTGACCGAGAAGCTCGAGAGGAACAACTACGGCATCTGGAGACTTCAAGTCACGTCTGCGCTGAAGGGAGCTCAGATGATGTCCTTCCTCGACTCCACCAACGAACCACCAACGCCATTCCTGCCCAAGAAGAATAAAGACGACGAAGATGAAGAGCAGAAGCCCAATCCTGACTACGAGTCATGGGTTGCCAAGGACCAGATGGTTCTTAGTTTCATCCTGACCTCTCTGGGCAAGGAGATCAGTGGGCAAAtgcccatcacggtggtcacgGCCGCCGAGGCTTGGGAAGTCATCAAGGGGATGTTTGCATCCCAGTCTCGTGCTCGCGTTATGAGCACAAGGATGGCCCTGTCAACTGCAACTAAGGGTGCATCCACCATAAGTGAGTATTTCGTTAAAATGAAAAGGTTAGCCGATGAGATGGCTGCTGCAGGTCGGAAGCTGGAGGATGAGGAATTGGTCTCCTATATCCTCACCGGCCTTGATCAAGACTACGACTCAGTGGTGTCCGCGGTGGCGGCACGCGTCGAACTGATCTCAGTTGGGGAACTGTTTGCCCAATTGACATCGTTCGAGTCCAGAATGGAGATGAAGAATGGCGGGCGGTACCAGTCGTCTGCCAATCTTGCAGCTAAGGGTGGCcgctacaacaacaacaacaccgGACTTCGCGGCGGAGGCCGAGGCAACGACCGCAACATGTCCGGGCGCGGCAGAGGAGGTCGCAATGGTGGTCGTCCTGGTGGTGGCTTCCAAGCTGGCGTGTTCTGCCAGCTTTGCGGCAAGGAAGGCCACACCGTCATCAAGTGTTTCAAGCGCTTCGACACCTCCTTCAGCGGACCACCACACAAATCGGCGTCGTCTGCCATCACCTCATACGGAGTCGACTCCAACTGGTACCTGGACTCAGGTGCTACCGACCACATCACATCAGAACTTGAGAAGCTGACGACCAGGGAAAGGTACAACGGTGGCGATCAGGTGCACGCCGCAAATGGGAATGGTATGAACATTACTCACATTGGCCATACTACTCTACGTACCCCATCTAGTCAAGTCCACCTCAAAAATATTCTGTGTACCTACTGCTCATAA